One Prosthecobacter debontii DNA window includes the following coding sequences:
- the atpD gene encoding F0F1 ATP synthase subunit beta, producing MSNIGNIVQVIGPVVDVDFSATGKLPEIYNALEINYDLGGKSSRLVCEVQQHLGDGWVRSVAMSSTEGLKRGMNVADTGAPITVPVGEEVLGRIFNVTGDAIDDQPNPTTTKRYPIHRPAPALVDQNPSAQILETGIKVIDLICPFTKGGKVGAFGGAGVGKTVVIMELINNIAKGHGGYSVFAGVGERTREGNDLYHEMIESDVIKVKKDGHNILRNEQGGYISEPGSKVALVYGQMNEPPGARLRVALSALSMAEYFRDEKNQDVLLFVDNVFRFSQAGSEVSALLGRTPSAVGYQPTLAAEMGAMQERITSTKSGSITSFQAVYVPADDLTDPAPANTFAHLDSTVVLERSLAELGIYPAVDPLASVSKALAPEIVGEEHYRVARGVQRVLQRYKDLQDIIAILGMDELSDEDKLIVFRARKLQRFLSQPFHVAEIFTGTPGQYVSVKDTVKGFAEILDGKHDDVPEANFYMKGGIDTVPKA from the coding sequence ATGAGCAACATCGGCAATATCGTTCAAGTCATTGGTCCCGTGGTGGACGTGGACTTCTCCGCCACTGGCAAACTGCCAGAAATCTACAACGCGCTGGAGATCAACTATGATCTCGGCGGTAAAAGCTCACGTCTGGTCTGCGAAGTGCAGCAGCACTTGGGTGATGGCTGGGTTCGCTCCGTGGCCATGTCTTCCACTGAAGGTCTGAAGCGTGGTATGAACGTGGCCGACACGGGCGCGCCGATCACCGTTCCTGTGGGTGAAGAAGTTCTGGGCCGTATCTTCAACGTCACTGGCGACGCTATCGATGACCAGCCAAATCCGACGACCACGAAGCGCTATCCGATTCACCGTCCAGCCCCAGCTCTCGTTGATCAGAACCCTTCCGCTCAGATTCTCGAGACGGGTATCAAGGTGATCGACCTCATCTGCCCCTTCACCAAAGGTGGTAAAGTGGGTGCTTTCGGTGGTGCTGGTGTGGGTAAGACCGTGGTTATCATGGAGCTCATCAACAACATCGCCAAGGGTCACGGTGGTTATTCCGTTTTCGCTGGTGTGGGTGAACGTACTCGTGAGGGTAACGACCTTTACCATGAAATGATCGAGTCCGACGTTATCAAGGTGAAGAAGGACGGTCACAATATCCTTCGCAATGAACAAGGCGGTTACATCAGCGAGCCCGGCTCTAAGGTGGCTCTCGTTTATGGACAGATGAATGAGCCTCCAGGTGCTCGTCTTCGCGTGGCTCTGTCTGCTCTCTCCATGGCTGAATACTTCCGCGACGAGAAAAACCAGGACGTGCTTCTCTTCGTGGATAACGTGTTCCGTTTCTCCCAGGCTGGTTCTGAGGTGTCTGCTCTTCTGGGCCGCACGCCTTCCGCTGTGGGTTATCAGCCAACTCTTGCGGCTGAAATGGGTGCCATGCAGGAACGCATCACCTCCACCAAGAGTGGTTCCATCACTTCCTTCCAGGCCGTTTACGTTCCTGCGGATGACTTGACCGACCCTGCTCCTGCCAACACCTTCGCTCACCTTGACTCCACCGTCGTGCTTGAGCGTTCCTTGGCTGAGCTTGGTATCTATCCTGCCGTGGATCCTCTTGCTTCCGTGTCCAAGGCTTTGGCTCCAGAAATCGTTGGTGAAGAGCACTACCGCGTGGCTCGTGGTGTTCAGCGCGTTCTTCAGCGCTACAAAGACCTTCAGGACATCATTGCCATTCTGGGGATGGACGAACTGTCCGACGAAGATAAGCTGATCGTGTTCCGCGCTCGTAAACTTCAGCGTTTCCTCTCTCAGCCATTCCACGTGGCTGAAATCTTCACTGGCACTCCAGGCCAATATGTGTCCGTCAAGGACACCGTTAAAGGATTTGCCGAAATTTTGGACGGCAAGCACGACGATGTGCCAGAAGCCAACTTCTACATGAAGGGTGGTATCGACACTGTGCCGAAGGCGTAA
- the atpC gene encoding ATP synthase F1 subunit epsilon → MPLKLEIVTPEARIFSDEVDTVVLPGFEGEMGVLPSHAPLVTTLQVGELRYTKGGKTTELAVGEGLVEVTGSTTRVLTDMAIGSDDIDEKAVEEALERAKRALEDLKQGEQQSEVAAVMAMIQRSTAQLHLKRKRKTV, encoded by the coding sequence ATGCCTCTCAAACTCGAAATCGTTACTCCCGAAGCACGCATCTTTTCGGATGAAGTGGACACGGTTGTGCTCCCGGGGTTCGAAGGTGAAATGGGCGTCTTGCCCTCTCACGCTCCTCTGGTAACGACCCTCCAAGTCGGTGAACTCCGCTACACCAAGGGCGGTAAAACCACGGAATTGGCTGTTGGTGAAGGTTTGGTCGAAGTGACAGGCTCCACCACTCGTGTCCTTACAGACATGGCTATCGGCAGCGATGACATTGACGAGAAAGCCGTGGAAGAAGCCCTGGAGCGTGCCAAGCGTGCGCTTGAAGACCTCAAGCAAGGCGAGCAGCAAAGCGAAGTGGCCGCTGTCATGGCCATGATCCAACGCAGCACAGCTCAGCTTCATCTGAAGCGTAAGCGCAAGACCGTTTAA
- a CDS encoding DUF1553 domain-containing protein, which yields MSFPRLHIILSLLGSSGALWGAGQGPVAFNQDIRPILADACFHCHGPDPGTRKAGLRLDTEAGFFTAKEGESPTVLKGKPEASPLYQRLITEDEDDVMPPLESHKELKPEQIAKIRTWIEEGAPWQPHWSLIKPERAPQPEVKDKAWPKTPVDRFILASLERAGLTPAPEAEAHALIRRVTLDLTGLPPSQELLQRYQSKAEGGRLPDLVYSELVDELLKLPVYGEHRARYWLDAARYGDTHGLHFDKPREMWPYRDWVVSAFNQNMPFDRFTIEQIAGDLLPKPTDEQLIATGFQRCNITTNEGGTIDEENLANYAADRVQTLGWVYMGLTTNCAQCHDHKFDPISARDYYSLAAFFRNTTQKPKDGNVKDGNGPILVLPTEKDRPRWDALPTEIAQAKTEMQENRKLAAPEFDQWLTSAKPEDLDQDVPAKGMLAHVPLNEGVGSEVIGTCGVSQKFQALGPIVWKPDGKIGPAPVMGTNSTFDIGDVGDFEKDQAFSYGAWVRAGKVGMSGGILARMDEKGGYRGWDLYQNDRSYSVHIINNWPDDALKVSTRRPSVRPGVWQHVFVTYNGSGKAEGVKIYIDGVAQELKIDTNALKNTIRTKTHTRIGQRSHVQVFHEGSVQDVRIYDRQLSAAEITTISKVGPLRLMLAASKRGPKQKEALFEHYLVTRHAGYQSANNRSTKLEGEQAAIKARSPITHIQEEKMDTQPMANILMRGQYDQVGEAVEAAVPVALGKLPAESPKNRLGLARWLVSSENTLTARVTVNRMWQELFGRGLVVTSEDFGIMGAAPTHPELLDWLAVEFRESGWDVKRFYKMLVTSSAYRQAATITQAKLDKDRDNALLSRGPRFRMDAEMIRDYVLAASGTLSPRMGGPGTLPYQPENIWEVVGMGTEKYVQDQGENLYRRTVYNFWKRMAPPANMDVFNAPSREVSCVRRDRTNTPLQALVVMNDPQFIEASRSLAQRVMKAGGDDTVKLNAVAERLLCRPLKEAELAILQAGLKDLQAHYQAHEEDAKALIAVGEAKPDEKLPAADLAAWTMVTSQVMNLDEVLNK from the coding sequence ATGTCTTTTCCTCGTCTTCACATCATCCTCAGTCTCCTGGGGAGTTCCGGCGCGCTCTGGGGTGCTGGTCAAGGTCCGGTGGCCTTCAATCAGGACATTCGGCCGATTTTGGCGGATGCGTGTTTCCACTGTCATGGTCCAGATCCAGGGACACGGAAAGCGGGGCTCCGTTTGGATACCGAAGCGGGTTTCTTCACGGCGAAGGAAGGTGAAAGCCCCACCGTCCTCAAGGGGAAACCTGAGGCGAGTCCGCTCTATCAACGTCTGATCACGGAGGACGAAGATGACGTGATGCCGCCGCTGGAGTCCCACAAGGAACTCAAGCCGGAACAGATCGCTAAAATTCGTACGTGGATTGAAGAAGGCGCTCCTTGGCAACCTCACTGGTCGCTGATCAAACCGGAGCGTGCACCTCAACCGGAGGTAAAAGACAAAGCATGGCCCAAAACTCCAGTGGATCGTTTCATTTTGGCGAGTTTGGAAAGAGCTGGACTCACTCCTGCACCTGAGGCGGAAGCACATGCCCTCATCCGCCGGGTCACTCTGGATCTTACGGGTCTGCCACCCAGCCAGGAGCTTCTCCAGCGCTATCAGAGCAAGGCAGAGGGAGGACGTCTCCCGGACCTTGTTTACTCGGAGTTGGTGGATGAGCTGCTGAAGCTCCCCGTCTATGGTGAGCATCGTGCGCGCTATTGGTTGGATGCCGCTCGTTATGGAGATACTCACGGGCTGCATTTCGATAAACCGAGGGAGATGTGGCCCTATCGTGATTGGGTCGTCAGCGCCTTCAATCAAAACATGCCTTTTGATCGTTTCACGATTGAACAAATCGCCGGTGATCTACTGCCCAAGCCTACTGACGAGCAGTTGATCGCGACAGGATTTCAACGCTGTAACATCACCACGAATGAAGGCGGCACCATTGATGAAGAAAACTTGGCCAACTACGCGGCGGATCGCGTGCAGACGTTAGGCTGGGTTTACATGGGCCTAACCACCAATTGCGCGCAATGTCACGATCATAAATTTGATCCCATTTCGGCACGAGATTACTACTCACTGGCGGCTTTCTTTCGGAACACCACCCAGAAGCCGAAAGATGGCAACGTGAAGGATGGCAATGGCCCCATTCTCGTTTTGCCCACGGAAAAAGATCGCCCGCGGTGGGATGCCTTGCCGACAGAGATCGCTCAGGCGAAGACCGAGATGCAGGAAAATCGCAAGTTGGCGGCTCCTGAGTTTGATCAGTGGCTGACTTCAGCGAAGCCCGAGGATCTGGATCAAGATGTCCCTGCCAAAGGCATGCTCGCGCATGTGCCCTTGAACGAAGGTGTCGGTAGCGAGGTCATCGGCACCTGTGGAGTCTCGCAGAAGTTTCAGGCCCTGGGGCCGATCGTGTGGAAGCCGGATGGTAAAATTGGCCCTGCGCCTGTGATGGGGACCAATAGCACGTTTGACATCGGCGACGTGGGCGACTTTGAAAAAGATCAGGCCTTCAGTTATGGCGCTTGGGTGAGAGCAGGGAAGGTCGGCATGAGCGGGGGCATCCTGGCTCGTATGGATGAAAAGGGAGGTTATCGAGGCTGGGATCTTTACCAGAATGACCGCAGCTATTCCGTTCACATCATCAACAACTGGCCTGATGATGCGCTGAAGGTCAGCACTCGCCGCCCCTCGGTTCGCCCGGGTGTCTGGCAGCATGTTTTTGTGACCTACAATGGCAGTGGTAAAGCCGAAGGCGTGAAGATCTACATTGATGGAGTCGCTCAGGAACTGAAGATCGACACCAATGCCTTGAAAAACACCATCCGCACGAAAACGCACACCCGCATCGGGCAGCGTAGCCATGTGCAAGTGTTCCATGAAGGCTCAGTGCAAGATGTGCGCATCTATGATCGCCAGCTGAGCGCGGCGGAAATCACCACCATTTCAAAGGTGGGACCGCTTCGACTCATGCTGGCAGCTAGTAAGCGTGGTCCAAAGCAGAAAGAAGCGTTGTTTGAGCACTATCTGGTGACTCGCCATGCAGGTTATCAAAGCGCCAACAATCGTTCCACGAAGCTCGAAGGTGAGCAGGCTGCTATCAAGGCGCGGAGCCCTATCACTCACATTCAGGAAGAGAAGATGGATACTCAGCCCATGGCGAACATCCTGATGCGTGGCCAATACGATCAGGTGGGTGAGGCTGTGGAGGCGGCTGTGCCGGTGGCTCTGGGAAAATTGCCTGCAGAGTCACCCAAAAATCGGTTAGGCCTGGCACGTTGGCTGGTGAGCTCTGAGAATACTTTGACGGCGCGGGTCACAGTCAATCGCATGTGGCAGGAGTTGTTTGGTCGCGGCCTCGTCGTGACCAGCGAAGACTTCGGTATCATGGGCGCTGCCCCCACCCACCCCGAATTGCTGGACTGGTTGGCGGTGGAGTTCCGTGAAAGCGGTTGGGATGTGAAGCGCTTCTACAAAATGCTGGTCACGTCCTCTGCTTATCGTCAGGCGGCCACAATCACGCAAGCCAAGTTGGATAAAGATCGGGACAATGCCTTACTCAGTCGCGGTCCTCGCTTCCGCATGGATGCTGAGATGATCCGCGACTACGTTCTGGCGGCTAGCGGCACTCTGTCTCCTCGCATGGGCGGCCCTGGCACCCTGCCGTATCAACCAGAAAACATCTGGGAGGTGGTCGGGATGGGGACGGAGAAGTATGTGCAGGACCAAGGCGAAAACCTGTATCGCCGCACCGTGTATAACTTCTGGAAACGCATGGCTCCGCCAGCAAACATGGATGTCTTCAATGCTCCAAGTCGTGAAGTGAGCTGCGTGCGGCGTGATCGCACCAATACCCCGCTGCAGGCTCTGGTCGTGATGAATGACCCGCAGTTTATTGAGGCCTCACGCAGCTTGGCTCAGCGTGTCATGAAAGCGGGCGGTGATGACACGGTTAAGCTCAATGCCGTGGCCGAGCGACTGCTCTGCCGTCCTCTTAAAGAGGCCGAGTTGGCCATTCTCCAAGCGGGACTCAAAGATCTGCAAGCGCATTATCAAGCTCACGAGGAGGATGCCAAAGCCCTCATTGCTGTGGGTGAAGCTAAACCCGATGAAAAGCTGCCCGCTGCTGATTTGGCGGCTTGGACGATGGTGACCAGTCAGGTCATGAATCTGGATGAAGTCTTGAACAAGTAA